Proteins encoded by one window of Xiphophorus couchianus chromosome 13, X_couchianus-1.0, whole genome shotgun sequence:
- the LOC114156217 gene encoding uncharacterized protein LOC114156217 isoform X4, protein MFSKKDAYSALIPYVVFVAPKRKKEFQKSVGLSLITLCFSQNPDSSFYLCHVCKDKYSRNTILCHTFSQSHCFHYFVNTNPDYLSFSWKPEMDMTTLLGWKLKRESRKSELQTLQLLHLPPLLMKKLMLSTYSEVMQTLCENDKLFERFEAMHQNRVTLQGYHSNHNRQHPLLGLQHIVECVFSEPEQKYYLCTLCQLVIPSHTIIGHLLSFDHVQLYFKAWHPSTLTSKESDRNSFLLDCAKQAEKIHAAENISVQQVKLQPDVFKSVNFDSYSEALKSLESVTKRCLTISIKPGDKIDHHPASAPLTKEVKCMVDCQNCSKGFSNMFKYLEHLTNEEHIRMMQELSQDWTGHFYERGKFYVHLYTYINESLKTNMPPVGTSLVITCLTSVSKDDPFYLCIACRDLFHQSDVQNHFESRKHLISTQLYQNPWLLPFAWDGDLDDSALRWTAWKTEQNRGRIFLKIFDVPYSVFHCLDSQYEQVFHNLQVQYRGFTHKVPQSKTYSKHEQFPLLGKEFLALHHVAVAPNEVEVGCLCLLCERRVYKEEIEAHVFSREHVSTFLDCFHPDSLTYCTVDAETLLDLAKQAAKLHSLSCMQKIFLDEPIWDSCSYQEAKMILTNAKWTTDNENLVPPINRMRKLVSRIPPKHTNKQLQTDDQKAGTITDTKEKGLNQEEQTSGQEALSRETKVATEKEGPQKVCLKDLKNEGETVLSVKLSTEEAMTENPKETVVESHKNTEENNSALTKPGGSSSIKPEATQQQNNERKRPMTSDETSGNGCKMSPKRQRLTSNKSCFEEPTKMSQESGTKVMNTNAADKEEDHKKAVCSSNERSAAPGTSDKKPTSNTDQQKSTLSENSHTSPVPKSNKEPADGRNSAGSSPRSTNTKYKADVSPTKMKSLTFEGSTKSEKPQTVPSTTPSNTLKSTAGPYTQTKTTTSKTSTPESQTASMAPKSKTASKETCRAPSSSDTGSAATLKSEHPLKSKDPAAPKTKETSSATSEMAKPQVINVNTKSSVNSLTGGNPDSETAVQKRKPPASLHQKPEEIKKVRKDLPHVALSKTMPGGNFPKVGKNYLVVVSCEQKQQVYCLLCSVRLIASSHLMDSVHQYKYVKLKYPEWPGNEKMENELNRIIHKLANVDKELPHTQIVQRLEVKKDVYQTLGQLPDHLAIETVKTLVKQRDLKASSSPSVDNTEHASKGISSPCDVSSSGDWIPAFHDEMSDSADGHQLWASLDQALEMECVDEDALSPGQSFSEKSSDEEDLQVDEEIQDVAETMQTQDPQQVLDQCAQAEDTAETILKNAERRCPAELQRHQRSSGKDLEAQNLIQEHQQSMTDDKAGDVAETAQLNQLKVQDDSRSHREVTLVVAGQQNQSGNKAKPAPVLHLRAEEHSSSQANSTSLTGKDFLQSSDFHIFLTESNQDPNKVAGRAYVWECHSSYQKTFLCEICEEMLSSRDICRHMVSLDHQLKYLRREDQRFLDMFWLQDDLPLHFKNQVLMNVIQALSKREMALNVKPKYIWLTPELHKVLLATPFSKALEIFKSIRDEDLRVFHPSASAGHQTSERHKNGQQTAEPRSIQESLPANSMSAQILQKDQRREMADQNPDKAQPKEPTLAESFDPVGSGRTLRMDVISSSSKTDHAVLPDPNVGAQNLRPLEATPPNSKVDPVFPSSSTVVALSLEPCSSSLQPHYTSSVSQIEGSPRPQELNALYSKHNLVVPSFSPNPNLNTCSGDPLQPGFNPGVSQLRQNSGPLEMNSNSVTDLIPSSFVNLNQPISSVPLLRDINSMHQDFWQFTSKLVSVIKTSNQPALNTAESREVMKMSHSLVVPQGNAIVPTADLREPHRLHISVPKDISKIGNPKPNETGINQLPINTIITSRSSHIKQTFKGQTRTDVSRRQQPPTLSHTETVASPGGVNPYIQPAYLPSVHPGSVLTQSQLPLDAFYRQYVYPSQSYLQPVVNPMNMPSFGCSLTEQMPVVWTNADMQVYYSRRPESEQ, encoded by the exons ttATTGCATTTACCACCACTGCTCATGAAGAAGCTCATGTTATCAACCTACTCAGAAG TGATGCAAACCTTATgtgaaaatgacaaactttTTGAGAGGTTTGAAG CTATGCACCAAAACAGGGTGACTCTTCAAGGTTACCACAGCAACCACAACAGACAGCATCCGCTTCttg GACTGCAGCACAttgttgaatgtgttttttctgagCCAGAACAGAAGTACTACCTCTGCACACTGTGCCAGCTTGTGATTCCCAGCCACACGATCATCGGACATTTACTGAGCTTTGACCACGTGCAATTGTATTTT AAAGCCTGGCATCCCTCAACACTGACCTCAAAGGAGTCGGACAGGAATAGTTTCCTGCTTGATTGTGCAAAGCAAGCTGAGAAAATTCATGctgctgaaaatatttctgtgcaG CAAGTGAAACTGCAGCCCGATGTCTTCAAGTCGGTGAATTTTGATTCCTATTCAGAAG CTTTGAAGAGCCTGGAATCCGTCACAAAGAGATGCTTAACCATAAGCATTAAACCAGGCGACAAGATTG ATCATCATCCAGCCTCTGCTCCTTTAACTAAGGAGGTCAAATGCATGGTGGACTGCCAG aactgcagTAAAGGTTTCTCCAACATGTTCAAGTATTTGGAGCATTTAACAAACGAAGAACACATAAGG ATGATGCAGGAACTTTCTCAAG ATTGGACAGGACATTTTTATGAGCGAG GAAAGTTCTATGTGCACCTGTACACGTACATCAACGAGTCTTTAAAGACAAATATGCCACCTGTCG GAACATCACTGGTTATAACGTGCCTCACCTCGGTTTCTAAAGATGACCCATTTTATCTGTGCATCGCCTGTCGGGATTTGTTTCATCAGTCTGACGTCCAGAATCATTTTGAATCCCGGAAGCATCTAATAAGCACTCAG TTGTATCAGAATCCCTGGCTGCTGCCTTTTGCCTGGGATGGAGACCTGGACGACAGTGCCCTGAGGTGGACGGCATGGAAGACGGAACAAAATCGAGGCCGGATCTTCCTGAAG atttttgaCGTTCCATACTCCGTATTTCATTGCCTCGACTCTCAATACGAACAag TATTTCACAACCTTCAAGTGCAGTATCGTGGTTTTACGCATAAAG TTCCACAGAGCAAGACATACAGCAAACATGAACAGTTCCCTCTGCTAG GCAAAGAGTTCCTCGCTCTACACCACGTGGCCGTCGCACCGAACGAGGTGGAGGTGGGATGCCTGTGTTTGCTCTGTGAAAGGAGGGTGTACAAAGAGGAAATTGAAGCTCATGTCTTCAGTCGGGAACACGTATCAACATTCCTG gaCTGTTTTCATCCGGACTCACTGACTTACTGTACTGTGGACGCTGAAACGCTTCTGGACTTGGCAAAGCAGGCAGCAAAGCTTCACTCTCTGTCATGCATGCAG AAAATTTTCTTGGACGAACCAATCTGGGATTCATGCAGTTACCAAGAAG cAAAGATGATCCTGACAAATGCAAAGTGGACAACAGATAATGAAAATCTTGTACCTCCAATAAACCGAATGCGGAAACTGG TTTCCAGGATCCCTCCAAAACACACTAACAAACAGCTGCAGACAGATGACCAGAAAGCAGGCACCATCACTGACACGAAAGAAAAAGGCCTGAATCAAGAAGAACAAACTAGTGGCCAGGAGGCACTGTCGAGAGAAACCAAAGTTGCTACAGAAAAAGAAGGACCTCAAAAAGTGTGTctgaaggatttaaaaaatgaaggagAGACTGTCCTGTCAGTGAAGTTGAGCACAGAAGAGGCTATGACTGAAAACCCAAAGGAGACGGTCGTGGAGAGCCACAAAAATACTGAAGAAAATAACAGTGCTCTGACTAAACCAGGAGGCAGCTCAAGTATCAAACCGGAAGCAacccaacaacaaaacaacGAGAGAAAAAGGCCAATGACTTCAGATGAAACCAGTGGAAATGGATGCAAAATGAGCCCAAAAAGACAGCGGCTCACCTCCAACAAGTCGTGTTTTGAAGAACCCACCAAAATGTCACAAGAAAGTGGCACAAAAGTGATGAACACAAATGCAGCTGATAAGGAAGAGGATCACAAGAAG gctGTGTGTTCTTCCAATGAGCGAAGTGCAGCGCCAGGCACATCCGATAAAAAACCCACAAGCAACACAGATCAACAGAAATCAACCCTCTCTGAGAACTCCCACACTTCACCTGTACCAAAAAGTAACAAAGAGCCCGCCGACGGGAGAAACAGTGCTGGTTCAAGTCCTcgaagcacaaacacaaaatataaagcAGACGTTTCTCCAACCAAAATGAAATCATTAACGTTTGAAGGATCTACTAAATCTGAAAAACCGCAAACCGTTCCTTCCACCACTCCATCGAACACGTTGAAATCTACCGCAGGCCCttacacacagacaaaaaccACCACTTCAAAAACATCCACTCCAGAGTCCCAAACAGCGTCCATGGcaccaaaaagtaaaacagcatCTAAAGAAACATGCAGGGCTCCATCCTCGTCTGACACAGGATCTGCAGCGACGCTTAAATCCGAACATCCTCTCAAATCCAAAGATCCAGCAGCACCTAAGACTAAGGAAACATCATCTGCCACTTCTGAAATGGCTAAACCACAAGTCATAAACGTAAATACCAAATCATCTGTAAACTCATTGACGGGGGGAAACCCAGACTCTGAAACAGCTGTTCAGAAGAGGAAACCGCCGGCCTCTCTTCACCAGAAACCAGAAGAAATCAAGAAGGTACGGAAAGACCTGCCTCATGTTGCTTTGAGCAAGACAATGCCTGGTGGAAACTTTCCTAAAGTTG GAAAGAACTACCTGGTTGTGGTATCCTGTGAACAAAAGCAGCAGGTCTATTGTCTGTTGTGTTCAGTCAGACTGATTGCATCCAGCCACCTGATGGACTCTGTCCACCAGTACAAATACGTG aAACTGAAATATCCTGAATGGCCTGGGAACGAGAAGATGGAAAACGAGTTAAACCGCATCATTCATAAGTTGGCAAATGTTGACAAAGAGTTGCCTCACACTCAGATTGTTCAA AGATTGGAGGTGAAAAAGGACGTGTACCAAACACTGGGTCAACTCCCAGACCACTTGG CTATAGAAACAGTGAAAACACTGGTGAAACAAAGAGACCTAAAGGCCTCATCGTCTCCCTCAGTCGATAACACGGAGCATGCTTCCAAGGGCATTTCCAGTCCCTGTGATGTTTCAAGCTCAGGTGATT GGATCCCAGCATTTCACGATGAAATGTCAGATTCTGCAGACGGCCATCAACTCTGGGCCAGCCTGGACCAAGCGTTGG AAATGGAGTGCGTCGATGAAGATGCTTTGTCTCCAGGTCAATCATTTAGCGAAAAGAGCTCAGATGAGGAAGATTTGCAAGTGGATGAAGAGATCCAGGATGTAGCTGAGACCATGCAAACCCAGGATCCACAACAAGTCTTGGATCAATGTGCTCAAGCTGAAGATACGGCAG AGACGATCCTGAAAAATGCGGAAAGGCGTTGTCCAGCTGAGTTACAGAGACACCAGCGGTCAAGTGGTAAAGATCTAGAAGCACAAAATCTGATTCAGGAGCACCAACAATCGATGACTGACGATAAAGCTGGAGATGTAGCAG aaACTGCCCAGCTGAATCAGCTGAAGGTGCAAGATGACAGTCGGTCTCATCGTGAAGTCACACTTGTCGTGGCAGGACAGCAGAACCAGTCAGGCAACAAAGCCAAACCAGCTCCTGTACTTCACTTACGAGCTGAAGAGCACAGTTCTTCACAGGCAAACTCCACTAGTTTGACTG GAAAAGATTTTCTACAATCGagtgattttcacattttcctgaCGGAAAGTAATCAGGATCCTAATAAGGTTGCTG GCAGGGCATATGTGTGGGAGTGTCATAGTTCATATCAGAAAACCTTCCTGTGTGAAATCTGTGAAGAGATGCTCTCATCCCGAGATATCTGTCGACATATGGTCAGCCTCGACCACCAGCTCAAATACTTG CGGAGGGAGGACCAAAGGTTCCTGGACATGTTTTGGCTGCAGGATGACTTACCTCTGCACTTTAAAAATCAGGTTTTAATGAATGTTATCCAAGCACTGTCGAAGCGGGAGATGGCTCTTAATGTTAAACCAAAG tACATATGGCTGACACCTGAGTTGCATAAAGTTCTCCTAGCAACGCCTTTCAGTAAAG CATTagaaatttttaaaagcatCAGAGATGAAGATTTGAGAGTTTTTCATCCATCTGCCTCTGCTGGTCATCAGACGAGCGAGCGTCACAAGAACG GACAGCAGACTGCAGAGCCGCGGAGCATACAGGAGTCTCTTCCTGCAAATAGCATGTCGGCTCAAATACTCCAAAAAGACCAAAGAAGGGAAATGG CTGATCAGAATCCGGATAAAGCACAGCCTAAAGAGCCAACCCTGGCTGAAAGTTTTGATCCTGTTGGAAGTGGAAGAACCTTGAGGATGGATGTAATCTCTTCCTCTTCAAAGACTGACCATGCGGTCCTTCCAGACCCAAATGTTGGTGCACAAAACCTAAGGCCTCTAGAAGCGACTCCTCCAAACTCAAAAGTTGATCCTGTTTTTCCTTCAAGCTCCACTGTTGTAGCTCTCAGTCTAGAGCCCTGCAGTAGTTCTCTTCAGCCACACTACACATCGTCTGTCTCTCAGATTGAAGGAAGCCCTCGTCCTCAAGAGCTGAATGCTCTTTACTCGAAACATAACCTTGTTGTTCCTTCATTTTCCCCAAATCCCAATCTAAACACATGTAGTGGTGATCCTCTACAGCCAGGATTCAATCCGGGTGTCTCTCAGCTCAGACAAAACTCTGGTCCTCTTGAAATGAACTCCAACTCAGTAACTGATCTGATTCCTTCAAGCTTTGTAAATCTCAATCAACCGATCAGCAGTGTTCCTTTACTGAGAGATATAAACTCTATGCATCAAGATTTCTGGCAATTTACTTCAAAGCTAGTCTCTGTGATCAAGACTAGCAATCAGCCAGCTTTAAATACTGCTGAAAGTAGAGAGGTCATGAAGATGAGCCATTCACTTGTTGTTCCTCAAGGAAATGCTATAGTTCCCACTGCTGACCTCAGAGAGCCGCACAGGTTACACATCAGTGTTCCTAAGGACATCAGCAAAATTGGAAACCCAAAACCCAATGAGACTGGGATCAATCAGCTGCCCATTAATACCATCATAACTTCCAGGTCCAGCCACATTAAGCAGACGTTTAAAGGCCAAACTCGCACTGATGTGAGCAGACGGCAACAGCCGCCAACACTGAGCCACACTGAGACTGTGGCGTCTCCAGGAGGCGTCAACCCTTACATCCAACCAGCTTATCTCCCAAGTGTGCATCCGGGTTCTGTTCTAACACAGAGCCAGCTTCCCCTCGATGCTTTTTACCGGCAGTATGTGTATCCAAGCCAGAGCTACCTTCAGCCGGTAGTGAACCCCATGAACATGCCTTCATTCGGTTGCAGTTTAACAGAGCAGATGCCTGTAGTTTGGACGAATGCTGATATGCAGGTGTACTACTCCAGGAGGCCTGAAAGTGAGCAATGA